CGGGTGTCGTCGGCCGGCCGGGGCTCGGGGTAGAAGCGCAGGAACCGGCCGACGGCGTGCACGGCGTACCGGTTGAGGGTGTCGTACGGGCCGAAGCCGACGTATCCCTTGATCCGGTACAGCCCCTCGGGCCGGCTGTCCAGGAACTCCATGAGCCGGCGCGGGTCCATGGGCACGTCGGAGGTGAACGACAGGCTGTCGTAGCCCGTGTGCAGGTGACCGGCGTGATCATGCGTGTCGTGATCGTGCAGGTCGTCGAAGGACAGCTGCCCGATGCGCTCCTCGTTCGGCCGGCAGTCGAAGAGGAACTCCGGGTCGATGCGGCCGTAGGTGGCCGGGACGACGGCGGCACGGTCCGCGAGGGACCGCACCAGAGCGAGTACCCGCTCGCCGTCCGCGGTCCGGTCGAGCTTGTTGACCACCACCAGGTCGGCCAGGGCCAGGTGCCGGTCGATCTCGGGGTGCCGGGCACGGGTGTCGTCGAACTCGGCGGCGTCCACGACCTCGACCAGGCCGCCGTAGACGACCCTCGGGTGCTCGCTGGCCAGCACCATCCGCACGAGTTCCTGCGGTTCGGCGAGCCCGCTGGCCTCGATGACGATCACGTCGATGCCGGCGCCCGGGTCGGCCAGCCGGTCCAGGTA
Above is a genomic segment from Streptomyces fodineus containing:
- a CDS encoding CobW family GTP-binding protein; this encodes MGNSSGPQIPVVVLAGFLGSGKTTLLNHLLHRSGGSRIGAIVNDFGAIEIDAMAVAGALGDSTVSLGNGCLCCAVDASELDLYLDRLADPGAGIDVIVIEASGLAEPQELVRMVLASEHPRVVYGGLVEVVDAAEFDDTRARHPEIDRHLALADLVVVNKLDRTADGERVLALVRSLADRAAVVPATYGRIDPEFLFDCRPNEERIGQLSFDDLHDHDTHDHAGHLHTGYDSLSFTSDVPMDPRRLMEFLDSRPEGLYRIKGYVGFGPYDTLNRYAVHAVGRFLRFYPEPRPADDTRLTQLVLIGSGIDAAALGKELEGCRHDAPHADEHGMWGVLRYVRGSEEEPDAESYQASYEG